The Achromobacter pestifer genome includes a region encoding these proteins:
- the lexA gene encoding transcriptional repressor LexA, whose amino-acid sequence MASKLTDRQQQILDLIRQTVARTGFPPTRAEIALALGFRSPNAAEDHLKALARKGAIELTAGASRGIRLKDNSPAPTQSSLPMPGLAQLLLPLVGRVAAGSPILAAEHVEREVGVDPNLFAQTPDYLLKVRGMSMRDAGILEGDLLAVKKASEARNGQIVVARLGDDVTVKRLQRQNGHIELLPENPDFEPIVVEAGQDFALEGIAVGLIRTHALH is encoded by the coding sequence ATGGCCAGCAAACTCACTGATCGCCAACAACAAATCCTGGACCTCATCAGGCAGACCGTCGCGCGCACCGGCTTTCCGCCAACCCGCGCCGAGATTGCCCTGGCCCTGGGTTTCCGTTCCCCCAATGCGGCGGAAGATCACCTCAAGGCGCTGGCGCGCAAGGGCGCCATCGAACTGACGGCCGGAGCCTCCCGTGGCATCCGCCTGAAGGACAACTCCCCTGCCCCCACGCAAAGCTCGCTGCCCATGCCGGGCCTGGCGCAATTGTTGCTGCCGCTGGTTGGCCGCGTGGCCGCTGGCAGCCCCATCCTGGCCGCCGAGCATGTCGAACGCGAGGTCGGCGTCGACCCCAATCTATTCGCGCAAACGCCCGACTACCTGCTCAAGGTGCGCGGCATGAGCATGCGCGACGCCGGCATCCTGGAAGGCGACCTGCTCGCCGTCAAGAAAGCCTCGGAAGCCCGCAACGGCCAGATCGTGGTGGCCCGTCTGGGCGACGATGTCACGGTCAAGCGCTTGCAGCGCCAGAACGGCCACATCGAACTCCTGCCCGAAAACCCCGACTTTGAACCCATCGTGGTCGAAGCAGGCCAGGATTTCGCGTTGGAAGGCATCGCGGTCGGCCTGATCCGCACGCACGCGTTGCACTAA
- a CDS encoding Bug family tripartite tricarboxylate transporter substrate binding protein, which yields MTFKTWIAATSCVLAVTLGGSAAAAFPDQPIRFVVGFPPGGSTDIVARVLAEGLSRELGQAVVVENKAGAGGTIGASSVAHAKPDGYTIFLGTVATNVINPLLRKELNFDPIKDFTMIGEVGFYTNLVLVNADSKYQDLRTLVADATLRQLSYSSPGTGTSPHMTGEYFKILTDAKMQHIPFSGSGPALTALMGGHVDLGFDNLPAALSLVQSGKVRALAITSTTRIKELPDVPTAEELGVKNMSVDAWVSVMGPAGIPADRLSVLSSALLKALAKPDIIRKLEDKAITIKATRPEELQGYIESETQKWRGVIDAAGIKPE from the coding sequence ATGACTTTCAAGACCTGGATTGCCGCCACAAGCTGCGTGTTGGCCGTCACGCTGGGCGGCTCCGCCGCCGCAGCCTTTCCGGACCAGCCTATCCGCTTCGTGGTCGGGTTTCCGCCGGGAGGCTCGACGGATATCGTCGCGCGGGTATTGGCCGAGGGCCTATCGCGCGAACTGGGACAGGCCGTGGTCGTCGAAAACAAGGCGGGCGCTGGCGGCACTATCGGCGCCTCGTCGGTCGCACACGCCAAGCCCGACGGCTACACCATCTTCCTGGGTACCGTAGCCACCAACGTGATCAACCCGCTGTTGCGCAAGGAGCTGAATTTCGACCCCATCAAGGATTTCACCATGATCGGCGAGGTTGGCTTCTACACCAATCTGGTGCTGGTCAATGCCGATTCGAAGTATCAGGACCTGCGCACCCTGGTCGCCGATGCAACGCTGCGGCAACTGTCCTACTCCAGCCCCGGGACCGGCACATCGCCGCACATGACCGGCGAATACTTCAAGATCCTGACGGACGCAAAAATGCAGCACATTCCCTTCTCAGGCAGCGGGCCGGCGTTGACCGCCCTGATGGGCGGTCACGTCGACCTCGGGTTCGACAATCTGCCCGCGGCCCTGAGCCTGGTGCAGTCGGGCAAAGTGCGGGCGCTGGCCATCACCAGCACCACGCGCATCAAGGAACTGCCCGACGTGCCCACCGCCGAGGAACTGGGCGTGAAGAACATGAGCGTAGACGCCTGGGTCAGCGTCATGGGCCCAGCCGGCATTCCGGCCGACCGACTGTCGGTGCTGAGTTCCGCCTTGCTGAAAGCGCTGGCCAAACCCGACATCATCCGCAAGCTCGAAGACAAAGCCATCACGATCAAAGCCACCCGTCCGGAGGAATTGCAGGGTTATATCGAATCCGAGACCCAAAAGTGGCGCGGCGTCATCGACGCGGCCGGAATCAAGCCGGAGTAG
- a CDS encoding class I adenylate-forming enzyme family protein, producing the protein MRYPDRIAAIDAASGRAHTYEALRGQTLALAAALQRLSGKPRPVIATLAGNSHAMLLGILATYACAGVLVPLTPTVVEQDIARQLATATPDIVLHDAAYEALLASYHGLRICNDAGRELHIDALVHEHAGQSPLRFNPDLGDRAAIKFTGGSSGAPKAVLQSLRCINTMVASLAMAYGFDSEERFLLAPPMTHGAGTFVLPVLHAGGCLVIASKATAEQLHALMDTHGVTSTWLPPTLLQRLVQAQRDAARHLPALRNLLYGGAPCPAPLQSQAIAAFGPVLGVTYGLTEAPVIIAGMDGATGSLAENRGSAGRIGPLTRVAVVGADGRPSANPNTLGEIIASGDLLMSGYLNMPEQTAAVLKDGWFHTGDIGVIDERGFLFIKGRSKDVIISGGFNVYPSDVENAYAQHPDIAECVVFGSADDEWGERVEMAVVPVRPEAISAQALIDYGKQQLGSVRTPKIIHIVQSFPKNTLGKIDKRRIIDDLRDATRQEEHRS; encoded by the coding sequence ATGCGGTACCCAGATCGCATCGCGGCGATCGATGCGGCTAGCGGCCGCGCCCACACCTACGAAGCGCTGCGCGGCCAGACGCTAGCGCTGGCCGCGGCGCTGCAACGCCTGTCGGGCAAACCGCGTCCGGTGATCGCGACGCTGGCTGGCAATTCGCACGCGATGCTGCTGGGCATATTGGCCACCTACGCCTGCGCCGGCGTGCTGGTGCCGCTGACGCCGACCGTAGTCGAACAGGACATCGCCCGCCAGTTGGCGACGGCCACACCCGACATCGTGTTGCACGACGCGGCATACGAGGCGCTGCTGGCTTCCTACCATGGCCTGCGCATCTGCAACGACGCGGGCCGTGAGCTCCATATCGACGCGCTGGTGCATGAACACGCAGGCCAGTCACCATTGCGCTTCAACCCGGATCTGGGCGATAGGGCCGCCATCAAGTTCACCGGCGGATCGTCGGGCGCGCCCAAAGCCGTATTGCAGTCGCTGCGCTGCATCAACACCATGGTGGCGTCGCTGGCCATGGCGTATGGCTTCGACAGCGAGGAACGCTTTCTGCTGGCTCCGCCGATGACGCATGGCGCAGGCACTTTCGTGCTGCCGGTACTGCATGCCGGTGGCTGCCTGGTGATCGCCAGCAAGGCCACGGCCGAGCAACTGCACGCCTTGATGGACACCCATGGGGTGACGTCCACCTGGCTGCCTCCCACGCTGCTCCAGCGGTTGGTGCAGGCACAGCGTGACGCTGCGCGCCATCTGCCAGCGCTGCGCAACCTGCTGTATGGCGGTGCGCCATGCCCTGCCCCGCTGCAGTCGCAGGCGATTGCGGCGTTTGGCCCCGTACTGGGCGTTACCTACGGCCTGACAGAAGCGCCAGTCATCATCGCAGGCATGGACGGCGCTACAGGCTCCCTAGCGGAAAACCGAGGCAGCGCAGGCCGCATCGGCCCCCTGACGCGCGTGGCAGTCGTCGGCGCCGATGGCCGCCCAAGCGCCAACCCAAACACATTGGGCGAAATTATCGCCAGCGGCGACTTGCTGATGTCGGGCTACCTGAACATGCCCGAACAGACCGCGGCCGTCCTGAAAGACGGCTGGTTCCACACTGGAGACATCGGCGTCATCGATGAGCGCGGGTTCCTGTTCATCAAGGGCCGCTCCAAGGACGTCATCATCAGCGGCGGCTTCAATGTGTATCCCTCCGACGTCGAGAACGCCTATGCGCAACACCCAGACATCGCCGAATGCGTGGTGTTCGGCAGCGCCGACGACGAATGGGGCGAACGCGTCGAAATGGCGGTCGTGCCGGTTCGGCCGGAAGCGATCAGCGCGCAGGCGCTGATCGACTACGGCAAGCAGCAATTGGGGTCCGTGCGGACACCCAAAATCATCCACATCGTGCAGTCTTTTCCCAAAAACACGCTGGGCAAGATCGACAAGCGGCGAATTATCGACGACTTGCGCGACGCGACCCGGCAGGAGGAACATCGATCATGA
- a CDS encoding thiolase family protein — protein sequence MNVYITGIAHTPLGRHPDLSVKQLTEQAVNNALTDSGHALEDMQAAWFSNVRQGQMEKQNSIRGQCALNAMGVSGIPVFNIENACASSSSGLFNACMAIESGMFDTVLVVGAEKMFYPDKKTEMMNAFFGGTDIHLLRQTWDFFCQQETDPDIRQRLNSPGAWNTQSFFMDIYAAMARQHMRTYGTTQRQIASAAAKNHSHSTMNPLAQYQNAMSLDEVLATPEIAWPLTRAMCAPISDGAAAIVLSSSRTLSDARRQRAVRVAGIGAASTVIRDITDMDRHCVHLAAKRAYAMAGITPQDIDLAEVHDASSFAELLQIENLGLCARGQGGPYTESGATSLGGTTPVNVSGGLVSKGHPIAATGLVQIHELVTQLRHEAGARQVQGARTAVAENGGGFLHYEDAAAVVTVLSNRL from the coding sequence ATGAACGTCTACATCACCGGCATCGCCCATACTCCGCTTGGCCGCCACCCGGATCTCTCGGTCAAGCAATTGACCGAACAAGCCGTCAACAATGCCCTGACCGACAGCGGCCACGCCCTGGAAGACATGCAGGCGGCATGGTTCTCCAACGTGCGCCAGGGCCAAATGGAAAAGCAGAATTCGATCCGCGGCCAATGCGCGCTGAACGCGATGGGGGTGAGCGGCATCCCCGTCTTCAATATCGAAAATGCCTGCGCCAGCAGCAGTTCCGGCTTGTTCAACGCCTGCATGGCGATCGAATCGGGCATGTTCGACACGGTCTTGGTGGTCGGCGCGGAAAAGATGTTCTATCCGGACAAGAAGACCGAGATGATGAACGCGTTCTTCGGCGGCACCGACATACATCTGTTGCGCCAGACATGGGATTTCTTCTGCCAGCAGGAGACCGACCCTGACATCCGACAGCGGCTGAACTCTCCCGGCGCCTGGAATACGCAGAGCTTTTTCATGGACATCTATGCGGCCATGGCGCGCCAGCATATGCGCACGTATGGAACCACGCAGCGGCAGATCGCCAGCGCGGCCGCCAAGAACCACTCGCACTCGACCATGAACCCGCTGGCCCAGTACCAGAACGCTATGTCGCTCGACGAGGTGCTTGCGACCCCTGAGATCGCCTGGCCTCTGACGCGCGCCATGTGCGCACCCATTTCTGACGGCGCCGCGGCCATCGTGCTGTCCAGCAGCCGCACCCTGTCCGACGCGCGCAGGCAACGGGCCGTCAGGGTCGCAGGCATCGGCGCGGCCAGCACGGTGATCCGCGACATCACCGATATGGACAGGCACTGCGTGCACTTGGCTGCCAAGCGCGCGTATGCCATGGCCGGGATCACTCCGCAGGACATCGACCTGGCTGAAGTGCATGACGCATCCAGCTTCGCGGAACTGCTGCAGATCGAAAATCTGGGCCTTTGCGCCCGCGGCCAAGGCGGGCCATACACCGAAAGCGGAGCAACCAGCCTGGGCGGAACCACACCCGTCAACGTATCGGGCGGCCTGGTGTCCAAGGGACACCCGATCGCCGCGACGGGACTGGTGCAAATCCATGAGCTCGTTACGCAACTGCGCCATGAGGCTGGAGCGCGCCAGGTACAGGGCGCCCGTACCGCAGTGGCCGAAAACGGCGGCGGCTTCTTGCATTACGAAGATGCCGCGGCCGTGGTCACGGTGCTCAGCAACAGGCTCTAG
- a CDS encoding IclR family transcriptional regulator: protein MTQSSSIQKALRVLKTVQRHHEEGLRLTDVCREQGLEKPTALRLLRELLAQGLVARNARSKKYYLGDYCRKLGESLATQSSLSVRYGPLLRRISDRTEDASFLVILQDLDTLCIGREVGTYPIQALAIPVGNRQPIGVGAGGLAMLASFDEDLTEHYLNVNRARFLKYKSLTLEQLRVRIARARKRGYAVIGSHAVSKVTGVGVTLMNKEGDVLGGISVAALDNRMTQKRQEAVAQVIREEMNRFLDK from the coding sequence ATGACGCAATCCTCCAGCATCCAGAAGGCGCTGCGAGTGCTGAAAACCGTGCAGCGCCATCACGAAGAAGGTCTGCGGCTCACGGACGTGTGTCGAGAGCAGGGGTTGGAAAAACCGACGGCGCTGCGCCTGTTGCGCGAACTGCTGGCGCAAGGGCTGGTGGCGCGCAACGCGCGCAGCAAGAAGTACTACCTTGGCGACTACTGCCGGAAACTCGGGGAATCACTGGCTACGCAATCGTCGCTGTCCGTGCGCTATGGACCTTTGCTGCGGCGTATCTCCGACCGCACCGAAGACGCCAGCTTCCTGGTGATCCTGCAAGACCTGGATACCCTGTGCATCGGCCGGGAAGTGGGTACCTATCCCATTCAGGCCTTGGCCATCCCGGTCGGCAACCGTCAGCCCATCGGTGTGGGCGCGGGCGGGCTGGCCATGCTGGCGAGCTTCGACGAAGACCTCACGGAGCATTACCTCAACGTCAACAGGGCTCGCTTTCTCAAGTACAAGTCGCTCACGCTCGAGCAACTGCGCGTGCGCATTGCCCGCGCACGTAAGCGCGGCTATGCCGTGATAGGTAGCCACGCGGTCAGCAAGGTTACCGGCGTGGGCGTCACGCTGATGAATAAGGAAGGCGATGTGCTGGGCGGCATCAGTGTCGCGGCGCTGGACAATCGCATGACGCAAAAGCGCCAGGAAGCGGTTGCCCAGGTGATCCGCGAAGAGATGAACCGGTTCCTGGACAAGTAA
- a CDS encoding amino acid aminotransferase translates to MSTLFDSVELAPRDPILGLNEQYNADTRPGKVNLGVGVYYDDQGRIPLLGAVRKAEAARIEAAAARGYLPIEGIAGYNSGAQALLLGKDSALAAAGRVLTTQALGGTGALKIGADFLRQLLPASKILISDPSWENHRALFERAGFEVGTYSYYDAATRGLNFDAMLADLKAAPAKTVVVLHACCHNPTGVDPTVDQWKQIAAVVKENNLVPFLDIAYQGFGDGLTEDASVVRMFADLDLTMFISSSFSKSFSLYGERVGALTVVAGSKDEATRVLSQLKRVIRTNYSNPPTHGGTVVSTVLNTPELFAMWEEELAGMRDRIRQMRKQLVDKIKEHGGKQDFSFVLQQRGMFSYSGLTAAQVDRLREEHGVYAVSSGRICVAALNSGNIDKVAKGIAAVL, encoded by the coding sequence ATGAGCACCCTTTTCGATTCCGTCGAACTCGCCCCGCGCGACCCTATTCTTGGCCTGAACGAACAATACAACGCTGATACGCGTCCCGGTAAGGTGAATCTGGGCGTGGGCGTGTACTACGACGATCAGGGTCGCATTCCCCTGCTGGGCGCGGTTCGCAAGGCTGAAGCCGCCCGCATCGAGGCCGCCGCCGCCCGCGGCTACCTGCCGATCGAAGGCATCGCCGGTTACAACTCCGGCGCGCAAGCCCTGCTGCTGGGCAAGGATTCCGCGTTGGCCGCCGCCGGCCGCGTGCTGACCACCCAGGCCCTGGGCGGCACCGGCGCGCTGAAGATCGGCGCCGATTTCCTGCGCCAGCTGCTGCCGGCCTCCAAGATCCTGATCAGCGATCCCAGCTGGGAAAACCACCGCGCCCTATTCGAGCGCGCCGGTTTCGAAGTCGGCACCTATTCGTACTACGACGCCGCCACCCGCGGCCTGAACTTCGACGCCATGCTGGCCGACCTGAAGGCCGCGCCGGCCAAGACCGTCGTCGTGCTGCATGCCTGCTGCCACAACCCGACCGGCGTGGACCCCACCGTCGACCAGTGGAAGCAGATCGCCGCCGTCGTCAAGGAAAACAATCTGGTTCCGTTCCTGGACATCGCCTACCAGGGCTTCGGCGACGGCCTGACCGAAGACGCGTCGGTCGTGCGCATGTTCGCCGACCTGGACCTGACCATGTTCATCAGCTCCTCGTTCTCGAAGTCGTTCTCGCTGTACGGCGAACGCGTCGGCGCGCTGACGGTCGTGGCCGGCAGCAAGGACGAAGCCACCCGCGTGCTGAGCCAGCTCAAGCGCGTGATCCGCACCAACTACTCCAACCCGCCCACCCACGGCGGCACGGTGGTGTCGACGGTCCTGAACACGCCCGAACTCTTCGCCATGTGGGAAGAAGAACTGGCCGGCATGCGCGACCGCATCCGCCAGATGCGCAAGCAACTGGTCGACAAGATCAAGGAACACGGCGGCAAGCAGGACTTCAGCTTCGTGCTGCAGCAGCGCGGCATGTTCTCGTACTCGGGCCTGACCGCCGCGCAAGTGGATCGCCTGCGCGAAGAACATGGCGTCTACGCCGTGTCCAGCGGCCGCATCTGCGTCGCCGCACTGAACAGCGGCAACATCGACAAGGTCGCCAAGGGCATCGCGGCAGTGCTGTAA
- the uvrB gene encoding excinuclease ABC subunit UvrB, with protein MPKSAIDPITAAAAANPAADPAAASAVADPSAPGPGFIDFPGSPFHLYQPYPPAGDQPTAIEGLTQGVEDGLMFQTLLGVTGSGKTYTMANVIARMGRPALVLAPNKTLAAQLYAEMREFFPKNAVEYFVSYYDYYQPEAYVPTRDLFIEKDSSINEHIEQMRLSATKSLLERRDTIIVGTVSCIYGIGNPGDYHAMVLILRSGDQISRREILARLVAMQYTRNDAEFTRGTFRVRGETIDIFPAESPELALRLALFDDEIESLELFDPLTGRIRQKLPRFTVYPGSHYVTPRDTVLRAIETIKEELRERVKRFVDDGHLVEAQRLEQRTRFDLEMLQELGFCKGIENYSRHLSGAAAGEPPPTLIDYLPSDALMFIDESHVTIGQLGGMYRGDRARKETLVQYGFRLPSALDNRPLKLEEFEARMRQCVFVSATPAAYEKEHTDNVVEQVVRPTGLVDPLVEVLPARTQVDDLLGQIKARVALAERVLVTTLTKRMAEDLTDFLAEHGVRVRYLHSDIDTVERVEIIRDLRLGTFDVLVGINLLREGLDIPEVSLVAILDADKEGFLRSERSLIQTIGRAARNLNGHAILYADRITDSMQRAMEETSRRRAKQQQFNADHGITARGVQKAVRELIDGVVAPTQHDALEAAVPAEFLKDEKALAREIKRLEKLMMDHARNLEFEQAAAARDALTALKQRVLLDGAV; from the coding sequence ATGCCTAAGAGCGCAATAGACCCGATTACGGCGGCGGCCGCAGCGAACCCGGCGGCCGATCCCGCGGCTGCATCGGCCGTGGCGGATCCGTCCGCGCCAGGCCCTGGATTCATCGATTTCCCGGGCAGCCCGTTTCACCTGTACCAGCCCTATCCGCCGGCCGGCGATCAGCCCACCGCCATCGAGGGGCTGACGCAGGGCGTCGAGGACGGCCTGATGTTCCAGACGCTGCTGGGCGTGACGGGCTCCGGCAAGACCTACACCATGGCCAACGTGATCGCCCGCATGGGGCGGCCGGCGCTGGTGCTGGCCCCCAACAAGACGCTGGCCGCTCAGCTGTACGCCGAGATGCGGGAGTTCTTCCCGAAGAACGCCGTCGAGTACTTCGTTTCGTACTACGACTACTACCAGCCGGAGGCCTACGTGCCGACGCGCGACCTGTTCATCGAGAAGGATTCGTCCATCAATGAACACATCGAGCAGATGCGGCTGTCGGCGACCAAGAGCCTGTTGGAGCGTCGCGATACCATCATCGTGGGCACGGTGTCGTGCATCTACGGTATCGGCAACCCGGGCGACTACCATGCGATGGTGCTGATCCTGCGCAGCGGCGACCAGATCTCGCGCCGCGAGATCCTGGCGCGCCTGGTCGCCATGCAATACACCCGCAACGATGCCGAGTTCACCCGCGGCACGTTCCGCGTGCGCGGCGAGACCATCGACATCTTCCCGGCGGAAAGCCCGGAGCTGGCGCTGCGCCTGGCGCTGTTCGATGATGAAATCGAGAGCCTGGAACTGTTCGATCCCCTGACCGGTCGCATCCGTCAGAAGCTGCCACGCTTCACGGTCTATCCCGGCTCCCACTACGTGACGCCGCGCGATACCGTGCTGCGCGCCATCGAGACCATCAAGGAAGAGCTGCGCGAGCGCGTCAAGCGCTTCGTCGACGACGGCCATCTGGTGGAAGCCCAGCGGCTGGAGCAGCGCACCCGCTTCGACCTGGAAATGCTGCAGGAGCTGGGCTTCTGCAAGGGCATTGAAAACTACTCCCGCCACCTGTCGGGCGCGGCGGCGGGCGAGCCGCCGCCCACCCTTATCGATTACCTGCCGTCCGATGCACTCATGTTCATCGACGAAAGCCACGTCACCATCGGTCAGTTGGGCGGCATGTACCGCGGGGACCGCGCGCGCAAGGAAACGCTGGTGCAATATGGCTTCCGCCTGCCGTCGGCGCTCGACAACCGGCCGCTGAAGCTTGAGGAATTCGAGGCCCGGATGCGCCAGTGCGTGTTCGTGTCCGCCACACCGGCCGCCTACGAGAAAGAGCACACCGACAACGTCGTGGAGCAGGTGGTCCGGCCTACCGGGCTGGTGGATCCGCTGGTCGAGGTCCTGCCTGCCCGCACCCAGGTCGATGATCTGCTCGGGCAGATCAAGGCGCGCGTGGCGCTAGCGGAGCGCGTGTTGGTCACCACCCTGACCAAGCGCATGGCAGAGGACCTGACGGACTTCCTCGCCGAGCACGGCGTGCGCGTGCGCTACCTGCATTCCGACATCGATACCGTGGAACGCGTGGAAATCATCCGCGACCTGCGCCTGGGGACGTTCGATGTGCTGGTGGGGATCAACCTGCTGCGCGAGGGTCTGGATATTCCCGAAGTCTCGCTGGTCGCGATCCTGGACGCCGACAAGGAAGGCTTCCTGCGCTCGGAGCGCAGCCTGATCCAGACCATCGGCCGCGCGGCGCGCAACCTGAACGGCCACGCCATCCTTTACGCGGACCGCATCACCGATTCGATGCAGCGCGCCATGGAAGAAACCAGCCGCCGGCGCGCCAAGCAGCAGCAATTCAACGCCGACCACGGCATCACCGCCAGGGGCGTGCAGAAGGCCGTGCGCGAACTGATCGACGGCGTCGTTGCGCCCACGCAGCACGATGCGCTCGAGGCCGCGGTTCCGGCCGAGTTCCTGAAGGACGAAAAGGCCTTGGCCCGCGAAATCAAGCGCCTGGAGAAACTGATGATGGACCACGCCCGGAACCTGGAGTTCGAGCAGGCGGCCGCGGCCCGCGACGCCTTGACGGCGCTGAAGCAGCGGGTGCTGCTGGACGGGGCCGTGTAG
- a CDS encoding low molecular weight protein-tyrosine-phosphatase, which produces MMTKVLFVCMGNICRSPSAEGVFRHLVNDAGLGDVVRIDSAGTHAFHIGEAPDARAQAAARKRGYEITHCEARQVTAEDFRDFDLILAMDWDNLSAMQQQCPKAYQHKLMLLMRFANEFEEATVPDPYYGGADGFGKVLDYLEDACQGVLELVRKRATQYQAA; this is translated from the coding sequence ATGATGACCAAGGTACTTTTCGTTTGCATGGGCAATATCTGTCGCTCGCCGAGCGCAGAGGGCGTGTTTCGCCATTTGGTGAACGACGCGGGTTTGGGCGATGTGGTTCGCATCGACTCCGCGGGCACGCACGCGTTTCACATCGGCGAGGCGCCTGATGCCCGGGCGCAGGCCGCAGCGCGCAAGCGCGGCTACGAGATCACGCACTGCGAAGCGCGTCAGGTTACCGCGGAAGATTTCCGCGATTTCGACCTGATCCTCGCCATGGACTGGGACAATCTGTCTGCCATGCAGCAGCAGTGCCCCAAGGCCTACCAGCACAAGCTGATGCTGCTGATGCGCTTTGCCAACGAGTTCGAAGAGGCCACCGTGCCCGATCCGTACTATGGCGGCGCCGACGGTTTCGGCAAGGTTCTGGACTACCTGGAAGACGCCTGTCAGGGTGTGCTTGAACTGGTGCGCAAGCGCGCGACCCAGTACCAGGCGGCGTGA
- the iscR gene encoding Fe-S cluster assembly transcriptional regulator IscR, with product MRLTTKGRFAVTAMIDLAMRQHSGPVTLAAISQRQNISLSYLEQLFGKLRRHELVDSVRGPGGGYSLARLARNVTVADIIFAVDEPLDATSCGGKRDCTSGNDGKPGKCMTHELWATLNRKMVDYLDSVSLQDLVDQQRVRQLQEANNQAQACAVRVDRVGGTANAANAPAATVAANATV from the coding sequence ATGCGGCTAACTACCAAGGGGCGTTTCGCCGTGACTGCCATGATCGATCTGGCTATGCGGCAGCATAGCGGTCCGGTCACTCTTGCGGCCATCAGCCAGCGTCAGAATATCTCGCTGTCCTACCTGGAACAGCTGTTCGGGAAATTGCGTCGCCACGAACTCGTGGACAGTGTGCGCGGTCCCGGCGGCGGCTATTCGCTCGCGCGTCTGGCACGTAACGTTACCGTTGCCGATATCATCTTCGCCGTCGACGAACCCCTGGACGCCACCAGCTGCGGCGGCAAGCGGGACTGTACGAGCGGCAACGACGGCAAGCCGGGCAAGTGCATGACGCACGAACTCTGGGCTACGTTGAATCGCAAGATGGTGGATTACCTGGATTCGGTGTCCCTGCAAGATCTGGTCGATCAGCAGCGCGTGCGCCAATTGCAGGAAGCCAACAATCAAGCGCAGGCTTGCGCGGTACGCGTGGACAGGGTGGGGGGCACTGCGAACGCCGCCAACGCCCCGGCCGCGACCGTCGCTGCCAACGCCACCGTATAA
- a CDS encoding IscS subfamily cysteine desulfurase produces MTTRPIYLDYSATTPVDPRVVDKMVPWLYENFGNPASRSHAFGWESEEAVERAREEVAKLVNADPREIVWTSGATESNNLAIKGAANFYSERGKHIVTVKTEHKAVLDTCRELERQGFEVTYLDVKDNGLIDLDTFKAALRPDTVLASVMMVNNEIGVIQDVATLGEICREKGIIFHVDAAQATGKVEIDLQKLKVDLMSFSAHKTYGPKGIGALYVRRKPRIRIEAQMHGGGHERGFRSGTLATHQIVGMGEAFRLAREEMGTENERIRMLRDRLWAGLSQIEEVYLNGDMDQRVPHNLNVSFNYVEGESLIMAIKELAVSSGSACTSASLEPSYVLRALGRNDELAHSSIRFTLGRFTTEKEVDYAIELLKSRVGKLRDMSPLWEMAKEGVDLNTVQWAAH; encoded by the coding sequence ATGACCACCCGTCCGATCTATCTGGATTATTCCGCCACGACGCCCGTCGACCCCCGCGTCGTGGACAAGATGGTGCCCTGGCTGTATGAAAACTTCGGCAACCCGGCTTCCCGCAGCCACGCGTTTGGCTGGGAGTCCGAAGAAGCCGTCGAGCGCGCCCGCGAGGAAGTTGCCAAGCTGGTGAACGCCGATCCCCGCGAAATCGTCTGGACCTCCGGCGCCACCGAATCCAACAACCTGGCGATCAAGGGCGCCGCCAACTTCTACTCGGAACGCGGCAAGCACATCGTCACCGTCAAGACCGAGCACAAGGCCGTGCTGGACACCTGTCGCGAACTCGAGCGCCAGGGCTTCGAAGTGACCTACCTGGACGTCAAGGACAACGGCCTGATCGACCTGGACACCTTCAAGGCCGCGCTGCGCCCCGATACCGTGCTGGCATCGGTGATGATGGTGAACAACGAAATCGGCGTGATCCAGGACGTCGCAACGCTGGGCGAGATCTGCCGCGAGAAGGGCATCATCTTCCACGTGGACGCCGCCCAGGCGACCGGCAAGGTGGAAATCGACCTGCAAAAGCTCAAGGTCGACCTGATGTCGTTCTCTGCCCACAAGACCTACGGCCCCAAGGGCATCGGCGCGCTGTACGTGCGTCGCAAGCCGCGCATCCGCATCGAAGCACAGATGCACGGCGGCGGCCATGAGCGCGGTTTCCGCTCGGGCACGCTGGCCACGCACCAGATCGTCGGCATGGGCGAAGCTTTCCGCCTGGCCCGCGAAGAAATGGGCACCGAGAACGAGCGCATCCGCATGTTGCGCGACCGCCTTTGGGCTGGCCTGTCGCAGATCGAAGAGGTCTACCTCAACGGCGACATGGACCAGCGCGTCCCGCACAACCTGAATGTCAGCTTCAACTATGTCGAAGGCGAGTCCCTGATCATGGCGATCAAGGAGCTTGCCGTCTCCAGCGGCTCGGCCTGCACCTCGGCCAGCCTGGAACCGTCCTACGTGTTGCGCGCCCTGGGCCGCAACGACGAACTGGCGCACAGCTCGATCCGCTTCACGCTGGGCCGTTTCACGACCGAAAAGGAAGTGGACTACGCCATCGAGTTGCTCAAGAGCCGCGTCGGCAAGCTGCGCGATATGTCGCCGCTGTGGGAAATGGCCAAGGAAGGCGTCGACTTGAACACCGTGCAGTGGGCTGCGCACTAA